One Mustelus asterias chromosome 29, sMusAst1.hap1.1, whole genome shotgun sequence DNA segment encodes these proteins:
- the LOC144480413 gene encoding hydroxylysine kinase-like has translation MSLDSNYFDFGIRGRIRCFAPGIIHGDCNEYNILLEPLDPSAEDADQRSTQPEFQISAILDFGDMNYGCFVYELVISITYLMVVSEDPIGVGGHVIAGFESVLPLTEEERDALFLLVLCRLSQSLLIARHSVLLDPENGDYILITVKKSWRCLHQLWELGKEAVETIWFDTARSYRR, from the exons atGAGCCTAGACTCCAActattttgattttggcattagggggAGAATAcggtgtttcgctccag GAATTATTCACGGAGACTGCAACGAGTATAACATCTTGCTGGAACCCTTGGATCCATCGGCAGAAGATGCGGATCAGAGATCCACTCAGCCAGAATTCCAGATTTCGGCCATCCTGGACTTTGGCGATATGAATTACGGCTGCTTTGTCTACGAGCTGGTGATAAGCATCACCTACCTGATGGTCGTGAGCGAGGATCCCATTGGGGTGGGCGGCCATGTCATTGCCGGTTTCGAGAGCGTGCTCCCATTGACGGAGGAGGAGAGAGACGCCCTCTTCCTGCTGGTGCTGTGCCGGCTTTCCCAGTCGCTACTGATTGCGCGGCACAGCGTGTTGCTCGATCCCGAGAACGGAGACTACATCCTGATTACGGTGAAGAAAAGCTGGAGGTGTCTGCACCAACTGTGGGAACTGGGGAAGGAGGCAGTGGAAACGATCTGGTTTGATACGGCCAGATCCTATCGGAGATAG